The Montipora foliosa isolate CH-2021 chromosome 14, ASM3666993v2, whole genome shotgun sequence genome window below encodes:
- the LOC137985364 gene encoding lysosomal phospholipase A and acyltransferase-like, which produces MQARRFLLIKVLLCVVVSTEGFWPWSKPPEQDNEIKTPVILVPGSGGSQLEAKLNKPTVSHWYCRQKTSHYFTLWVQISLMLPFAINCWVDNMKLVFDKNTNKVKNAPGVDIRVPGFGDTNTIEHLDQNGLVMYFAPLVTRLVSWGYERGVTVRAAPYDYRYGPESQAEYYTKLKHLIEETYSTNENKKITLMTHSLGSVLTLVFLNKQTSSWKDKYILQWIAMAGPFGGSFEEFRLYINGNTLFVPHFILNPLTVRREQRTDTSNIYLLPSPELWSGDEVLVKTPKRNYTVNNYDHFFEDIGFPLGKQLRKLVGNFTYPLSAHAPNVTVYCLLGSGVPTAERFSFGEGEWWNTLPEETYGDGDGVVNLRSLRACDKWDQRQVFPVTIKQFPSVGHIEMLADEGLHNYVKALLF; this is translated from the exons ATGCAAGCAAGACGTTTTCTTCTGATAAAAGTGTTGCTGTGCGTTGTAGTCTCAACGGAAGGATTTTGGCCATGGAGCAAACCGCCTGAACAAGACAATGAAATCAAGACCCCGGTGATACTTG TTCCAGGGTCAGGTGGAAGCCAACTAGAAGCAAAACTGAACAAGCCAACTGTATCCCATTGGTACTGCCGCCAAAAAACATCACATTACTTTACATTGTGGGTCCAGATCAGCTTGATGTTACCTTTCGCCATTAATTGTTGGGTTGACAACATGAA GCTTGTATTTGACAAGAATACAAACAAGGTGAAAAATGCGCCAGGTGTGGACATCAGAGTTCCCGGGTTCGGCGATACAAACACAATAGAGCACTTGGATCAAAATGGTTTGGTAATGTATTTTGCTCCGTTGGTGACAAGGTTGGTCTCTTGGGGATATGAGAGGGGTGTGACCGTCAGAGCGGCACCGTATGACTACAGATACGGCCCGG aatcaCAGGCCGAATATTACACAAAATTGAAGCATCTCATCGAGGAAACGTACtcaacaaatgaaaacaagaaaatcacCCTGATGACTCACAGTTTGGGATCTGTTCTCACGTTAGTATtcttaaataaacaaacaagcaGCTGGAAGGACAAATACATTCTCCAGTGGATTGCCATGGCAG GACCCTTTGGCGGCTCATTCGAAGAATTTAGATTATACATCAATGGAAACACATTGTTTGTccctcattttattttaaacccgCTGACCGTGAGACGTGAGCAGCGTACAGACACAAGTAACATATATTTGCTTCCAAGCCCCGAACTGTGGTCTGGAGACGAGGTTTTGGTTAAAACCCCAAAACGTAATTACACTGTGAACAACTATGACCATTTCTTCGAAGACATTGGATTTCCACTAGGAAAACAACTTCGTAAGCTGGTAGGGAACTTCACTTATCCACTAAGTGCGCATGCTCCAAACGTAACGGTGTACTGCTTACTTGGTTCTGGGGTACCAACAGCCGAGAGGTTTTCATTTGGCGAAGGAGAGTGGTGGAATACTCTACCGGAAGAGACTTATGGTGACGGAGATGGTGTTGTAAACTTACGCAGCCTTCGAGCTTGCGATAAGTGGGATCAGCGGCAGGTCTTCCCTGTGACAATAAAGCAATTTCCTTCAGTTGGTCACATTGAAATGTTGGCGGACGAAGGCCTGCACAATTACGTGAAGGCTCtgttgttttga
- the LOC137985250 gene encoding RYamide receptor-like gives MTSKISMGNFSDHENGTSVSPHSTLESSVEVSFKCMAYVLIVVFSVVGNSFVITAFKLNTYGKLRTVNNMFIVSMAAGDLLLTMGSTPERITRILADDQWLIGGTLGVLFCKLANFIEKLCMNVAILHLSMIATDRLLVVFYPHKKFITKKRALWMIITAWLASAVFCAPLLYYANILEKNGQTKCKTRRFFPNWRVWYIVFLSILMLTLFFVISLYVAITIHIRTSKRPGKRVSDKSHKDARLRSRILKMVLLIVLAFYICFLPYWMGWFFCVYFFTGLICNDTYVFISIFLIYANSAINPVIYSFFNENFRLAFRAIIGRLCGCYRSSKGENSRQNPTQISGNAVFLEEENTDNTRV, from the coding sequence ATGACAAGCAAGATCTCGATGGGTAATTTTTCCGACCACGAAAACGGAACTTCGGTGAGTCCACATTCAACCCTGGAATCCTCAGTCGAAGTATCTTTCAAGTGCATGGCTTATGTCTTAATCGTCGTCTTCTCCGTGGTCGGCAATTCTTTCGTTATCACTGCGTTTAAACTTAATACTTATGGCAAACTACGCACTGTCAACAACATGTTCATCGTGAGCATGGCTGCCGGAGACTTGCTGCTAACAATGGGAAGCACTCCAGAACGAATCACAAGAATCTTAGCCGATGATCAGTGGCTGATCGGAGGAACCTTGGGCGTACTTTTTTGTAAACTGGCCAATTTCATCGAGAAGCTTTGCATGAATGTGGCAATTCTCCACCTTTCAATGATCGCCACAGATCGCTTGTTGGTCGTGTTTTACCCTCACAAGAAATTTATCACAAAGAAAAGAGCGCTTTGGATGATAATCACCGCTTGGTTAGCATCAGCAGTATTCTGTGCGCCACTCTTATACTACGCAAACATTCTGGAGAAAAATGGacaaacaaaatgcaaaacaagaCGTTTCTTCCCTAACTGGCGGGTGTGGTATATAGTTTTTTTGTCCATTCTGATGTTAACTCTTTTCTTCGTAATCTCATTATACGTTGCAATCACCATCCATATTCGTACAAGTAAAAGACCTGGAAAACGCGTTTCAGACAAGAGCCATAAGGACGCTCGTTTACGCAGCCGAATACTCAAAATGGTGTTATTAATTGTGCTCGCCTTCtatatttgttttcttccaTATTGGATGGGATGgtttttttgtgtttatttcTTCACCGGTCTCATCTGCAACGATACTTACGTCTTTATCTCAATTTTTCTTATTTACGCTAACAGCGCAATCAATCCTGTCATTTACTCTTTTTTCAACGAAAATTTTCGGTTGGCCTTTCGCGCTATTATTGGAAGGTTGTGCGGCTGTTATCGCAGCAGTAAGGGAGAAAACTCGAGGCAAAACCCCACACAAATTAGCGGAAATGCTGTTTTCCTTGAGGAAGAAAATACCGATAACACACGGGTGTAA